One window of Hujiaoplasma nucleasis genomic DNA carries:
- the secG gene encoding preprotein translocase subunit SecG — MTALHWILFAISAILIGLVMLQESKNDVKNTFSGEKSDLFKNQKQRGPELFMARLTLGFALIFGLFAILATVL, encoded by the coding sequence ATGACAGCTTTACATTGGATATTATTTGCTATATCAGCAATTTTAATTGGATTAGTGATGTTACAAGAGTCTAAGAATGATGTTAAAAATACTTTTTCAGGTGAAAAATCAGATTTATTTAAAAACCAAAAACAAAGAGGTCCAGAGTTATTTATGGCAAGATTAACTTTAGGATTCGCTCTAATATTTGGTTTATTTGCGATTTTAGCGACAGTATTATAA
- a CDS encoding alpha-amylase family glycosyl hydrolase, with the protein MKLNLEKLYDILNKKTEQGHINYVVPDLWNAWDYQGDEIRRLPSQEFLVNPYKFYSRLIKDIYLEFADKRRNYLKSLSSIHKDHKNHHWLLESVVYSSHIRTSASWDHDRSFSLDISNFDGLKETGTFIKMLAYLPTLKRMGINSIYLLPITKYSTQHKKGELGSPYAVRSFFDLDENLKDPMTDDQMTIDDEFKAFVEACHILDMRVIIDVIPRTNAVNSDFIREHPEWFYWIKADELTNYHSPHVETIGETIAPKEEYLKDVFESKNVKKHLAMFQKNPKEQDPELYNIIKDKENYLDLIKEKFNLVVAPAFSDWINDPQPPWSDVTFFRFYFDHPAVSQKYIDKDQAPYILYDSIKTNLYPGKKPNKELFDMIKNIIPYFQTNYGIDGARIDMGHALPNELLKMIMAEARAIDPDFGFIAEELDPSHFEQANEKGYNAVVGNGFWMEARYEEQKLKEYIFSSHKYTLPMFASIETHDTPRAASRKGGIEFARMITVLNMFVPKMMPFINSGQEVYEVQPMNLGLDATEQDLYHLDSNDLFYKKLALFDKFALHYMNPNRWELFDHLKGIVDLRKEWIEAMIDPNHLIRFNISNNHTIEYAFAKDNEGLIIVANTSNHEIHHNFSIQPLRLMINKNDHQGDLLYSTYELPRDYEHLYDESIYVHLQAFEVKIIKI; encoded by the coding sequence ATGAAATTAAATCTTGAAAAATTATATGATATTTTAAACAAAAAAACTGAACAAGGACACATCAATTATGTTGTACCTGATTTATGGAATGCTTGGGATTACCAAGGTGATGAAATCAGAAGACTTCCTAGCCAAGAATTCTTAGTAAATCCTTATAAATTTTATAGTCGTTTAATCAAAGATATATATTTAGAATTTGCAGACAAAAGAAGGAATTATTTAAAATCATTATCATCCATCCATAAGGATCATAAAAATCATCATTGGTTATTGGAATCAGTAGTTTATTCATCTCACATTAGAACTTCTGCTTCTTGGGACCATGATCGATCTTTTTCTTTAGACATTAGTAATTTTGATGGTTTAAAGGAAACAGGTACCTTTATCAAAATGTTAGCCTATCTACCAACCTTGAAACGCATGGGTATAAACTCTATATACTTATTACCAATCACAAAATATTCTACCCAACATAAAAAAGGTGAGTTAGGTTCTCCTTATGCAGTAAGATCTTTCTTTGACTTAGATGAAAATTTAAAAGATCCAATGACAGATGACCAAATGACCATCGATGATGAATTTAAAGCCTTTGTTGAAGCTTGTCATATCCTAGACATGCGTGTTATTATCGATGTCATTCCTAGAACTAACGCAGTTAATAGTGATTTTATTAGAGAACATCCAGAGTGGTTCTACTGGATCAAAGCCGATGAATTAACTAATTATCACTCACCACATGTTGAAACAATTGGTGAAACTATAGCCCCTAAAGAAGAATATTTAAAAGATGTTTTCGAATCGAAAAATGTCAAGAAACATCTTGCAATGTTCCAAAAAAATCCTAAGGAACAAGATCCTGAACTATATAATATAATCAAAGACAAAGAAAACTATTTGGACTTGATTAAAGAAAAATTTAATCTTGTGGTAGCTCCAGCATTTTCTGATTGGATTAATGACCCACAACCCCCATGGTCTGATGTGACTTTCTTTAGATTCTATTTTGATCACCCAGCAGTCTCACAAAAGTATATAGATAAAGACCAAGCGCCTTATATTTTATACGATTCTATAAAAACCAATCTCTACCCAGGAAAAAAACCGAATAAAGAGTTATTCGATATGATTAAAAATATCATCCCATATTTCCAAACAAATTACGGTATTGATGGTGCCAGAATTGATATGGGACATGCCCTTCCAAATGAACTTTTAAAAATGATTATGGCCGAGGCAAGAGCGATCGATCCAGATTTTGGTTTCATAGCTGAAGAACTTGATCCAAGTCATTTTGAACAAGCCAATGAAAAAGGCTATAACGCTGTTGTTGGTAATGGCTTTTGGATGGAAGCTAGATATGAAGAACAAAAATTAAAAGAGTACATCTTCTCAAGTCATAAATACACCCTACCTATGTTTGCTTCTATAGAAACTCACGATACACCTCGGGCAGCGAGTAGAAAAGGTGGTATAGAGTTTGCTAGAATGATTACTGTTCTAAATATGTTTGTCCCTAAAATGATGCCTTTTATTAATTCAGGACAGGAAGTATATGAAGTCCAACCAATGAATTTAGGTTTAGACGCAACTGAACAAGACTTGTATCATTTAGATTCAAATGACTTATTTTACAAAAAATTAGCCTTATTTGATAAATTCGCCTTACATTATATGAATCCTAATAGATGGGAATTATTTGACCACTTAAAGGGAATCGTCGATTTAAGAAAAGAATGGATTGAAGCAATGATTGATCCAAATCATTTAATAAGATTTAATATTTCTAACAACCATACCATTGAGTATGCTTTTGCAAAAGACAATGAGGGATTGATTATCGTTGCTAATACTTCAAATCATGAAATTCATCACAATTTCTCTATTCAACCATTACGACTCATGATTAACAAAAATGATCACCAAGGTGATTTGTTATATTCAACCTACGAACTACCTAGAGACTATGAACACCTTTATGATGAATCTATCTATGTTCACTTACAAGCATTTGAAGTAAAAATTATCAAAATATAA
- a CDS encoding heavy metal translocating P-type ATPase, giving the protein MEKKMKDIKYSLSDLSCASCADRIERKVNKLDDVEVASVNFVTKEITITPKKSYDSETLFSKIKKIVKDEESSTEVCEISTNLLFAIEGLDCANCAAKIEDKLIKTDGIIDASVDFMSKKLKLVLSNVSEKNKIIDITQKIISKLEPGVTISEINQGGDSDVEEVDESTLKKDLIIFGVGILLFISALFVKEDTLPHYVLLILSYFIIGGEVVLKAFKNIFRGKVFDENFLMTIATVGAFIIGEHPEAVAVMIFFQIGEFFQDIAVNRSRRSIKKLLDIRPDTAMIQNGKNSVEMRIEEVGIGEIMIIRPGERIPLDGEVITGKSTIDTKVLTGESVPTSVFPGEQVLSGCININGVLTVMVTKLSSESTVSKVLELVENASSKKAPTEKFITKFARVYTPIVVIIAALLAFIPPLLIEGATFDEWIYRALIFLVISCPCALVVSIPLGFFGGIGAASRNGILVKGGNFLEALNDIEIAVFDKTGTLTEGTFTVTEINTMNGLSNEELLEKAAYVESYSNHPIAVSVVSKYNKEINQNLLSKVEEISGHGVKAMYQGAEILIGNARLMDKEGIDFQESKSLGSILYIAIDGQYAGNIVVSDQIKKDSKTAIQMLKSFGIKKIVMLTGDKKLVADSVGKELMIDEVYSELLPEDKLIKVEELLKQKSKKGKLFFVGDGINDTPVLARSDIGIAMGGLGADAAIDVADVVIMNDEPSKIGTAVFVAKRTRKIVWQNIYFALGIKFMFLALGALGIATMWEAVIADVGVSLLAVLNAMRVLNYKYDKSL; this is encoded by the coding sequence ATGGAGAAAAAAATGAAAGATATTAAATACAGTTTATCCGATTTGAGTTGTGCAAGTTGCGCAGATAGAATTGAAAGAAAAGTGAATAAACTAGATGATGTTGAGGTGGCTTCAGTGAACTTTGTCACAAAAGAAATCACGATCACACCGAAAAAATCATATGATTCTGAAACTCTTTTCAGCAAAATAAAGAAAATAGTAAAAGACGAAGAAAGTAGCACTGAAGTTTGTGAAATTAGCACAAATCTATTATTTGCGATAGAAGGTCTTGATTGTGCAAATTGCGCTGCTAAAATCGAAGATAAATTAATTAAAACAGATGGCATAATAGATGCCAGCGTTGACTTCATGTCTAAAAAATTAAAATTAGTGTTATCTAACGTGTCAGAGAAAAATAAAATTATAGACATCACTCAAAAAATAATTAGTAAGTTGGAACCTGGGGTTACCATCAGTGAGATAAATCAAGGTGGCGATAGTGATGTTGAAGAAGTTGATGAATCTACATTAAAAAAAGATCTTATTATTTTTGGTGTAGGAATATTGTTATTTATTAGTGCTTTGTTTGTTAAAGAAGACACCCTGCCACATTATGTACTTCTTATATTAAGTTATTTTATTATAGGTGGGGAAGTTGTACTCAAGGCGTTTAAAAATATTTTCAGAGGAAAAGTTTTTGATGAAAATTTTCTGATGACAATTGCTACAGTAGGTGCTTTTATTATTGGAGAGCATCCTGAAGCTGTGGCTGTTATGATATTCTTTCAAATTGGAGAGTTCTTTCAAGATATTGCAGTGAACCGTTCAAGAAGATCTATAAAGAAATTGTTGGATATAAGACCTGATACAGCAATGATACAAAATGGGAAGAACTCAGTGGAAATGCGTATTGAAGAAGTAGGAATCGGCGAGATCATGATTATTAGACCTGGTGAGAGAATTCCACTTGATGGAGAAGTTATAACAGGCAAATCAACAATAGATACGAAGGTCTTAACTGGTGAATCTGTTCCAACAAGTGTATTTCCGGGTGAACAAGTACTCTCAGGTTGTATTAATATTAATGGGGTGCTAACAGTGATGGTTACTAAATTATCTAGTGAATCCACAGTTTCGAAAGTACTTGAGCTTGTTGAAAACGCATCAAGTAAAAAAGCGCCAACTGAAAAATTCATCACAAAATTTGCTAGAGTCTATACTCCAATTGTAGTTATAATTGCAGCCCTTCTAGCATTCATTCCACCATTGCTAATTGAAGGAGCTACATTTGATGAGTGGATTTATAGAGCACTTATTTTCTTGGTTATCTCATGCCCATGTGCGCTGGTTGTTTCTATTCCTCTAGGATTTTTCGGTGGTATAGGAGCTGCGTCTAGAAACGGTATTTTAGTAAAAGGTGGGAATTTCTTAGAAGCACTAAATGATATAGAGATTGCAGTATTTGATAAAACTGGTACATTAACAGAAGGAACGTTTACTGTTACTGAAATCAATACGATGAATGGATTGTCTAATGAGGAATTATTAGAAAAAGCTGCTTATGTTGAAAGTTATTCTAATCATCCTATAGCTGTATCTGTTGTAAGTAAATATAATAAAGAAATCAATCAAAATCTTCTATCAAAAGTTGAAGAAATTTCAGGACATGGTGTAAAAGCAATGTATCAAGGTGCGGAAATTTTGATTGGGAATGCAAGACTTATGGATAAAGAAGGCATTGATTTTCAAGAGTCGAAATCACTTGGATCAATTCTTTATATTGCAATTGACGGGCAATATGCAGGAAATATCGTAGTATCTGACCAAATCAAGAAGGATTCCAAAACAGCTATTCAAATGCTTAAATCCTTTGGAATAAAAAAGATTGTGATGTTGACAGGTGATAAGAAATTAGTGGCAGATTCTGTAGGTAAAGAACTTATGATTGATGAAGTTTATAGTGAGTTATTACCAGAAGATAAACTTATCAAAGTTGAAGAATTATTAAAACAAAAATCAAAAAAAGGAAAACTATTTTTTGTTGGAGATGGAATTAATGACACGCCAGTCTTAGCTAGATCTGATATTGGTATTGCCATGGGTGGACTTGGTGCTGATGCTGCAATAGACGTAGCTGATGTTGTAATCATGAATGATGAACCATCGAAAATTGGGACTGCCGTATTTGTGGCTAAGAGAACACGTAAAATTGTCTGGCAAAATATTTATTTTGCATTAGGAATCAAATTCATGTTTTTGGCTTTAGGAGCTTTAGGCATAGCAACTATGTGGGAGGCCGTAATCGCCGATGTCGGTGTTTCGTTATTAGCTGTTTTAAATGCAATGAGAGTGTTAAACTATAAGTATGATAAATCACTTTAA
- the gpmI gene encoding 2,3-bisphosphoglycerate-independent phosphoglycerate mutase: protein MKKPVVLVIMDGIGLANAGKGNAYSIANTPNLDKYFDSFPHTTLQASGEAVGLPKGQMGNSEVGHMNIGAGRVVYQSLTRLNKSVEEDKFLENEAYASGFNHAISNDSKLHIFGLLSDGGVHSHIEHIKAMIRTAKAAGVKKTFVHAFLDGRDVGPQSAVTYIEELEAFMEHIQYGKIATVSGRYYAMDRDKNWERTQKAYDAMSFGKAEYFDSAAQGVLTSYENGVNDEFVIPFVVDKEGMIKDNDSIIFMNFRPDRAIQIATAYSNPEEAPNLNTENGPKNVGFVSTMKYADSVKGEIAFGLNDLTDMFGDYIADQGLNQLRIAETEKYAHVTFFFDGGVDKEIKNAKRVLIPSPKVPTYDLKPEMSAYEITDNVLRELDSKIHDVVILNFANGDMVGHTGVIEAAVKAVEAVDECVGKVVDKVKEVGGIALLTADHGNCEKMLDDDGTVFTAHTTNLVPFIVTDPSVQLRSGGALGDIAPTMLKLLGLKQPKAMTGKSIIE from the coding sequence ATGAAAAAACCAGTAGTTTTAGTGATAATGGATGGTATTGGTTTAGCTAATGCAGGAAAAGGTAATGCGTATAGTATAGCCAATACTCCAAATTTAGATAAATATTTTGATAGTTTTCCTCATACAACTTTACAAGCTTCAGGAGAAGCAGTAGGTTTACCTAAAGGACAAATGGGTAATTCTGAAGTTGGACATATGAATATTGGTGCTGGTCGTGTGGTATATCAATCATTGACTAGACTTAATAAATCTGTAGAAGAAGACAAATTTTTAGAAAATGAAGCTTATGCAAGTGGTTTTAATCATGCCATAAGCAATGATTCAAAATTGCATATTTTTGGTTTATTGTCAGATGGTGGGGTTCATTCCCATATTGAACATATCAAAGCCATGATAAGAACAGCCAAAGCTGCAGGTGTTAAAAAAACTTTTGTTCATGCATTTTTAGATGGTAGAGATGTTGGGCCACAATCAGCTGTGACTTATATTGAAGAGTTAGAAGCTTTTATGGAACATATACAATATGGTAAAATTGCAACGGTTTCTGGCAGATATTATGCTATGGATAGAGATAAAAATTGGGAAAGAACTCAAAAAGCTTACGATGCAATGTCTTTTGGAAAAGCTGAATATTTTGATTCAGCTGCTCAAGGAGTATTGACTTCATATGAAAATGGAGTTAACGATGAGTTTGTAATACCTTTTGTTGTGGATAAAGAGGGAATGATTAAGGATAATGATTCAATTATCTTCATGAACTTTAGACCTGACAGGGCCATTCAAATTGCGACTGCTTATTCAAATCCAGAAGAAGCACCAAATTTAAATACTGAAAACGGTCCTAAGAATGTTGGTTTTGTCTCAACAATGAAATATGCTGATTCAGTTAAAGGCGAAATTGCTTTTGGCTTAAATGATTTAACAGATATGTTTGGTGATTATATTGCAGATCAAGGTTTAAATCAATTAAGGATTGCTGAAACAGAAAAATATGCTCATGTGACATTTTTCTTTGATGGTGGTGTGGATAAAGAAATTAAAAATGCTAAACGTGTTTTAATCCCTTCACCAAAAGTTCCTACTTATGATTTAAAACCAGAGATGAGTGCTTATGAAATTACAGACAATGTTTTAAGGGAATTAGATTCTAAAATACATGATGTCGTGATATTAAATTTTGCTAATGGTGATATGGTTGGACACACTGGTGTTATCGAAGCTGCTGTAAAAGCTGTAGAAGCTGTGGATGAATGTGTTGGAAAAGTTGTTGATAAGGTTAAAGAAGTTGGTGGTATCGCTTTATTAACCGCTGACCATGGGAATTGTGAAAAAATGTTGGATGATGATGGGACAGTCTTCACAGCCCACACCACGAACTTAGTTCCTTTTATAGTGACAGACCCATCTGTTCAATTAAGAAGTGGAGGAGCTTTAGGAGATATAGCCCCTACCATGTTAAAATTATTAGGATTAAAACAACCAAAAGCAATGACAGGAAAATCAATCATTGAATAA
- the eno gene encoding phosphopyruvate hydratase gives MPNISSIYAREVLDSRGNPTVEVEVFTESGAFGRAIVPSGASTGEHEAIELRDGDKNRYLGKGVLNAVENVNEVIAPNLIGYDVTFQTTIDKIMLELDGTENKSKLGANAILGVSMAVARAAADFVGLPLYLYLGGFNAKQLPTPMMNIINGGSHADNNVDFQEFMIMPVGAKTFREALRMGAEVFHNLKKVLSGYGFNTAVGDEGGFAPDLESNEAGLKVIIEAIEKAGFKPGQDIVLAMDVAASEFYNKDKKVYELKGEGKELNSAEMVDFYANLIEKYPIISIEDGLDENDWDGWAKLTKKLGKKVQLVGDDLFVTNTKKLERGIKEGVGNSILIKVNQIGTLTETFNAIEMAKRAGYTAVVSHRSGETEDTTIAEIAVATNAGQIKTGSLSRTDRIAKYNQLLRIEEELDEVAEYLGKDSFYNLK, from the coding sequence ATGCCAAATATTAGTAGTATTTATGCAAGAGAAGTATTGGATTCAAGAGGGAATCCAACAGTTGAAGTTGAAGTGTTTACAGAATCAGGTGCTTTTGGACGTGCAATCGTTCCATCTGGAGCATCTACAGGTGAACATGAGGCTATCGAATTAAGAGACGGAGATAAAAATAGATACCTAGGAAAAGGTGTTTTAAATGCCGTTGAAAACGTTAATGAAGTTATTGCACCAAACTTAATAGGTTATGATGTTACTTTCCAAACAACTATTGACAAAATTATGTTAGAACTTGATGGAACAGAAAACAAATCTAAATTAGGGGCTAATGCTATTTTAGGTGTATCAATGGCGGTTGCTAGAGCAGCAGCTGATTTTGTTGGCTTACCTTTATACTTGTATTTAGGTGGTTTCAATGCTAAACAATTACCAACTCCAATGATGAATATCATTAATGGTGGATCACATGCGGATAATAATGTCGATTTCCAAGAATTTATGATTATGCCTGTAGGAGCTAAAACATTTAGAGAAGCTTTAAGAATGGGTGCTGAAGTATTCCATAATCTTAAAAAAGTTTTATCTGGATATGGTTTTAATACTGCAGTTGGTGATGAAGGTGGATTCGCACCAGATTTAGAGTCTAACGAAGCAGGCTTAAAAGTCATTATTGAAGCTATTGAAAAAGCTGGATTTAAACCAGGTCAAGATATTGTTTTAGCTATGGATGTAGCAGCGTCTGAATTCTACAATAAAGACAAAAAAGTTTATGAGTTAAAAGGTGAAGGAAAAGAATTAAATTCAGCTGAAATGGTTGATTTTTATGCGAATTTAATTGAAAAATATCCTATTATTTCAATTGAAGATGGATTAGATGAAAATGACTGGGATGGCTGGGCTAAATTAACTAAAAAATTAGGTAAAAAAGTTCAATTAGTGGGTGATGATTTATTCGTTACCAATACGAAAAAATTAGAAAGAGGTATCAAAGAAGGTGTTGGTAACTCAATTCTAATTAAAGTTAACCAAATTGGTACTTTAACTGAAACATTTAACGCAATTGAAATGGCAAAAAGAGCTGGTTATACAGCTGTTGTTTCTCATAGATCTGGTGAAACAGAAGATACAACAATTGCTGAAATCGCAGTTGCTACAAATGCAGGACAAATCAAAACAGGTTCTTTATCTAGAACAGATCGTATTGCAAAATACAATCAATTATTAAGAATTGAAGAAGAACTAGATGAAGTTGCTGAATATTTAGGAAAAGATTCGTTCTATAACCTTAAATAA
- the smpB gene encoding SsrA-binding protein SmpB produces the protein MKVLAHNKKVSHDYHILETFEFGIVLKGTEIKSIRQGKFSINESYVTITKDFELMIINMHVSKYDHGNLFNHEEKRKKKLLAHKHTIKKLEQKLKLEGLTLVPKRVYLKDGLCKVEVVLAKGKKLYDKRQSKKSEDAEKRIQKALY, from the coding sequence ATGAAAGTATTAGCACATAATAAAAAAGTCAGTCATGATTATCATATACTGGAAACATTTGAATTTGGTATTGTCTTAAAAGGTACTGAAATAAAATCAATTAGACAAGGTAAGTTTTCTATTAATGAGTCTTATGTAACCATTACAAAGGATTTTGAACTCATGATTATTAATATGCATGTATCAAAATATGATCACGGAAATTTGTTTAATCATGAAGAAAAAAGAAAAAAGAAGTTATTGGCACATAAACACACTATAAAAAAACTAGAACAAAAACTTAAATTAGAAGGCTTGACTTTAGTTCCAAAAAGAGTATACTTAAAAGACGGATTATGTAAAGTTGAAGTTGTCTTAGCTAAAGGTAAAAAACTATACGATAAACGTCAAAGCAAAAAAAGTGAAGATGCTGAAAAGAGAATTCAAAAAGCACTTTACTAA
- the rnr gene encoding ribonuclease R has translation MKNKIYHTIKKLNYKKRSLNHIAKILNMKSGEDFQELTKYLNILEKEMKIYRDKSGLYHDIDNSRYEKGILDLKHQGYGFLVLEDKADIYIPQGKSLTAMNGDLCLVEITRRKSNLKIEGKVVKILERKMKTIIGEYFEGQVFPKGYSLDIIFELEYKDRKKVNNNQIIKTEIIDYTHPIVKRVKLLEVLGNATDDGIEILEISHKYGLNNEFSPEELEYANSLPQTVLKEEMQDRKDLRNEIIFTIDSESTKDIDDAISIKKTKDKNYVLGVHIADVSHYVKEDSVLDKAAYERGTSVYLADSVIPMLPKALSNGICSLNPNVDRLAMTCQMEINKFGEVIHYEIYPSVIHSQYKMTYTNINKMIAGDQEIIEEYKDIYQNVLEMKELQDILSAVREKMGSINFETIEPKFIFNQSGKITDMIVQERGIGEQMIEEFMLVANQVVASHINHLELPFIYRVHELPNEDKINHVFTMVKELGIDIEIDEEMSQELLQKLLKSVEDTKYEKVINTLLLRSMSKARYAKESLGHYGLAFEHYTHFTSPIRRYPDLIVHRNLRRYLFDNHRKTNDHMISKLDDIAKQSSKQERLAMDAEREIMDIKKAEYMEQFLNQEFDGVISSVLKFGVFIELPNTVEGLVHISTFKEEMQYDEKNMKLIGLSTNTSYNIGKEVRVKLVKVNKVLGKIDFELV, from the coding sequence ATGAAAAACAAGATTTACCATACCATAAAAAAACTAAATTATAAGAAAAGAAGCTTAAATCATATAGCCAAGATTTTAAATATGAAATCTGGAGAAGACTTTCAAGAACTGACTAAGTATCTTAATATTCTAGAAAAAGAGATGAAGATTTATCGTGATAAATCTGGTCTTTATCATGACATAGATAATTCAAGATATGAAAAAGGTATCTTGGATTTAAAACATCAAGGTTATGGTTTTTTGGTATTGGAAGATAAAGCAGATATTTATATTCCTCAAGGTAAATCTTTAACAGCTATGAATGGTGACTTATGTTTAGTTGAGATAACAAGAAGAAAATCTAATTTAAAAATTGAAGGAAAAGTAGTCAAAATATTAGAAAGAAAAATGAAAACAATCATAGGTGAATATTTTGAAGGACAAGTATTCCCTAAAGGTTATTCTTTAGATATTATCTTTGAACTAGAATATAAGGATAGAAAAAAAGTCAATAATAATCAAATCATTAAAACTGAAATCATTGATTATACGCACCCTATCGTCAAAAGAGTCAAACTTTTAGAAGTTTTAGGCAATGCGACTGATGATGGTATTGAAATTTTGGAAATTTCACATAAGTATGGGTTAAATAATGAATTTAGTCCCGAAGAATTAGAATATGCAAATAGTCTTCCGCAAACAGTCTTGAAAGAAGAAATGCAAGATCGTAAAGATTTAAGAAATGAAATAATCTTTACCATTGATTCAGAATCTACCAAAGATATAGATGATGCAATTTCAATTAAGAAAACAAAAGATAAGAACTATGTCTTAGGGGTTCATATTGCCGATGTTAGTCATTATGTGAAAGAAGACTCGGTTTTAGATAAAGCAGCTTATGAAAGAGGAACTTCAGTTTATTTAGCTGATTCAGTTATACCCATGTTGCCAAAAGCCTTATCTAATGGTATTTGTTCATTAAATCCTAATGTAGATCGTTTAGCCATGACCTGCCAAATGGAAATTAATAAATTTGGCGAAGTCATTCATTATGAAATTTATCCTTCAGTTATTCATAGTCAGTACAAAATGACTTACACCAATATTAATAAAATGATTGCTGGAGATCAAGAAATCATTGAAGAGTATAAAGATATTTATCAAAATGTATTAGAAATGAAAGAACTTCAAGATATTTTATCAGCTGTTAGAGAAAAAATGGGATCTATTAATTTTGAGACTATTGAACCAAAATTTATTTTTAACCAATCTGGTAAAATCACTGATATGATCGTACAAGAACGAGGTATAGGAGAACAAATGATTGAAGAGTTTATGTTGGTTGCTAATCAAGTTGTAGCGTCACACATCAATCATTTAGAATTACCCTTTATTTATCGTGTTCATGAACTACCTAATGAGGATAAAATCAATCATGTATTCACCATGGTAAAGGAATTAGGTATTGATATTGAAATAGATGAAGAAATGTCTCAAGAATTATTACAAAAACTATTAAAAAGTGTTGAAGATACTAAATATGAAAAAGTCATTAATACTTTATTATTAAGATCAATGTCCAAGGCTAGATATGCTAAAGAAAGTTTAGGTCATTATGGCTTAGCCTTTGAACATTATACACATTTTACTTCACCTATCAGAAGATATCCTGACTTAATTGTTCATAGAAATCTTAGAAGATATCTTTTTGATAACCATAGGAAAACTAATGATCATATGATTTCTAAATTAGATGACATAGCCAAACAATCTTCTAAACAAGAGCGACTTGCCATGGATGCTGAAAGAGAAATCATGGACATTAAAAAAGCAGAATATATGGAACAATTTTTAAATCAAGAATTTGATGGTGTCATTTCATCTGTACTTAAGTTTGGGGTATTTATTGAATTACCTAACACTGTCGAAGGATTGGTTCATATTTCTACCTTCAAAGAAGAAATGCAATATGATGAGAAAAATATGAAATTAATTGGTCTTTCTACCAATACAAGTTATAATATAGGTAAGGAAGTAAGAGTTAAACTTGTAAAAGTTAATAAAGTTCTAGGTAAAATTGACTTCGAGCTCGTTTAG
- a CDS encoding ArsR/SmtB family transcription factor, whose translation MSKTNVNDVCTCNVVHPEKVSKAIETLPEDQIIFDLADFFKSISDSTRMKIILALEETELCVCDLSTVINISRSAVSHQLRVLRQARLVKFRKEGNVVYYSLDDEHVHTVIKQGLNHITHK comes from the coding sequence ATGTCTAAAACAAATGTAAATGATGTTTGCACGTGTAATGTTGTTCATCCAGAAAAAGTTAGCAAAGCAATTGAAACACTTCCTGAAGATCAGATTATCTTTGATCTAGCAGATTTTTTCAAATCTATTAGTGATTCTACTCGAATGAAAATAATTCTTGCTTTGGAAGAGACTGAACTTTGTGTTTGTGATTTATCGACAGTGATTAATATTTCTCGCTCTGCAGTATCTCATCAGCTTAGGGTCCTAAGACAAGCAAGACTAGTTAAATTTCGTAAAGAAGGAAATGTTGTTTATTACTCATTAGATGATGAGCATGTACATACAGTGATAAAACAAGGGTTAAATCATATAACTCATAAATAG